In Arachis hypogaea cultivar Tifrunner chromosome 17, arahy.Tifrunner.gnm2.J5K5, whole genome shotgun sequence, a single window of DNA contains:
- the LOC112764695 gene encoding WUSCHEL-related homeobox 8: MEAEQATSGANNGIGSLYMKVMTDEQLEMLRQQISVYATICDRLVEMHKSITTQQDLAGMRLGNLYCDPLMACSGHKITARQRWTPTPLQLQILERIFDEGNGTPNKQKIKEITLELGQHGQISETNVYNWFQNRRARSKRKQLLPSQNNLEAEADVEVESPKEKKMPEIQETIHQVPSYENLSHSPDIGFEQLMSKLETGGCYGSYFL, translated from the exons ATGGAGGCAGAGCAAGCCACATCAGGAGCTAACAATGGAATCGGAAGCTTATACATGAAAGTGATGACCGATGAACAACTGGAAATGCTGCGGCAACAGATATCGGTCTACGCCACCATCTGCGACCGCCTGGTTGAGATGCACAAATCTATCACCACTCAGCAAGACCTCGCAG GAATGAGGTTAGGGAATTTATACTGTGATCCTCTCATGGCGTGCTCCGGCCACAAGATAACGGCGAGGCAGCGGTGGACGCCGACGCCTCTTCAACTTCAAATTCTGGAGCGTATATTTGACGAAGGGAATGGCACTCCAAACAAGCAGAAGATCAAGGAGATAACCCTTGAGCTTGGCCAACATGGCCAGATTTCAGAGACTAATGTCTATAATTGGTTCCAGAATCGAAGAGCACGTTCCAAGCGCAAGCAACTGCTTCCCTCCCAGAATAATCTAGAAGCAGAAGCAGATGTAGAAGTAGAGTCTCCAAAGGAGAAAAAGATGCCAGAAATTCAAGAAACAATTCATCAAGTTCCTTCCTATGAGAACTTGTCCCACAGTCCTGATATAG GATTTGAACAACTGATGAGTAAACTAGAAACTGGAGGCTGCTATGGTTCTTATTTTCTTTAG
- the LOC112764692 gene encoding uncharacterized protein isoform X2 produces the protein MEERHFIPESGGDQEPSQEAVEVENRREVRLQPGAEEKLVLQFMDSLNSYLSLSHSLSSTLGQAWMELASARHSMGTARINTSLLDLKFHPASTTLKITEYDDAKAWFVLRKWVSSEEDEDSNSTKSSELADDDDVVVRRERAKSLSVFGILIPPKLRAAQLSFERALETLVEMANMRSSFLYSFHQLHQEVEDTKE, from the exons ATGGAGGAACGGCATTTCATTCCCGAAAGTGGCGGCGATCAAGAACCATCGCAGGAGGCGGTTGAAGTTGAGAATCGACGGGAAGTGCGACTCCAGCCTGGAGCTGAAGAGAAACTCGTGTTGCAATTCATGGACTCGCTTAATAGCTATCTTtccctctctcactctctctcttccacACTTGGACAA GCATGGATGGAATTAGCAAGTGCGAGGCATTCCATGGGAACTGCACGCATTAATACTTCTCTTTTGGACCTCAAATTCCATCCAGCTTCTACAACGTTGAAGATTACCGAATATGATG ATGCAAAAGCATGGTTCGTGTTGCGTAAATGGGtatcctctgaagaagatgaagatagtAATAGCACCAAATCTTCTG AACTcgcagatgatgatgatgtagtA GTTCGAAGGGAGCGAGCGAAGTCATTGTCAGTCTTTGGAATTTTAATTCCGCCAAAGCTTCGAGCCGCCCAACTGTCATTTGAGAGAG CACTAGAGACACTAGTAGAAATGGCAAATATGCGATCGTCATTCCTATATTCGTTTCACCAACTTCATCAAGAGGTAGAAGATACTAAGGAATAG
- the LOC112764693 gene encoding uncharacterized protein, with translation MAAPPNMDQFEAYFRRADLDGDGRISGAEAVSFFMGSNLPKPVLAQVWNYADQAKTGFLGRNEFYNALRLVTVAQSKRDLTPDIVKAALYGPAAAKIPAPQINLAALPPPRQNAVAPAASMPQMGVTALRPNAVAPAVSMPQMGVTAPRPNSVAPAASMPQMGVTAPHPNSISSAASMTMGVTAPTSTQGFAYRGQGFPGPAANQQYFPSQLGPTMRPPQSMPATSAPRPQQGVVGPDISKGVNVASHNLSNPSISSGWNSGGPGTVAARPGGLAPSLPLSTSTPPLAPVSPMSQPTTVNTRALSVSGNGFSSNSVLRNDLFSTTSSTLKQDPAGQSFSFSSSPASSAIVPVSSGAQPATKKNALDSLQSAFSMQPVGSQFQRGQSASHPSQQISPPASASHPSQQISPPASSPHASSGISAGLGNTNSDNSQQSWPKMKPSDVQKYTRVFMEVDTDRDGKITGEQARSLFLSWRLPIDVLKKVWDLSDQDNDSMLSLKEFCYALYLMERYREGHSLPPTLPHNVMFDETLLSMLGHPKIPHGGAAWGIRPGFQQQQGTPGARPVAPIAGLRPLVQGTSVQVSGNMLPNQQKSGAPVLEDSFMNRTNNGEQHMPKPQDATTTEKAEEAENVILDSKEKLEYYRNKMQELVLYKSRCDNRLNEITERASADKREAELLSKKYEEKYKQVAEIASKLTVEEAKFRDIQERKVELQQAIVKMEQGGSADGILQVRADRIQSDLEELFKALAERCKKHGIDVKSIAMVQLPTGWQPGIAEGAALWDEDWDKFEDEGFANDLTFAKHASPKSKPTFVKGEQNFPDDNSAYGSPVNANGKQETAINGDYAVEDESYTHSEDGFARSPRGSPAGRTTVEDSPFVKSPRGDAETRSFDESTWGAFDNNDDVDSVWNFPGTKDSDGDFFKSGDFGINPIRTGSTHADGMFQAKSPFTFDDSVPATPLSKFSNSPRYRNSTFDDSVPATPLSKFGNSPRYSEAGDFFETSRFDSRFDSFSMHDGGFSPQPEGFTRFDSFSSSKDFGYSSENFTRSDSMSSNRDFGLNNDKFARFDSISSSRDVGFNNDKFSRFDSISSSSQDFGYHPETFTRFDSMSSSSKDFGHARFDSISSTKDLGHSSAFSFDDTDPFGSSGPFKVSSDTNSSKKGSDNWSAF, from the exons ATGGCAGCACCACCTAACATGGATCAGTTCGAAGCGTATTTCAGGAGAGCGGATTTAGATGGTGATGGAAGAATCAGTGGAGCTGAAGCTGTCTCGTTCTTCATGGGATCCAATTTGCCCAAACCCGTCCTTGCTCAG GTATGGAATTATGCTGATCAGGCCAAAACTGGTTTCCTTGGGAGGAATGAGTTTTACAATGCTCTGAGATTGGTAACTGTTGCTCAGAGTAAGCGAGATTTGACGCCTGATATCGTGAAGGCCGCATTATATGGTCCTGCTGCTGCAAAAATCCCTGCGCCTCAGATCAATCTTGCCGCATTACCCCCACCACGCCAGAATGCAGTAGCTCCTGCTGCATCAATGCCGCAGATGGGTGTCACCGCACTACGCCCAAATGCGGTAGCTCCTGCGGTTTCAATGCCGCAGATGGGTGTAACTGCTCCACGCCCGAATTCGGTAGCTCCTGCAGCTTCAATGCCACAGATGGGGGTGACTGCACCGCATCCGAATTCGATTTCGTCTGCAGCTTCAATGACGATGGGTGTAACTGCACCAACATCAACCCAAGGTTTTGCCTACAGAGGGCAAGGATTTCCTGGTCCTGCTGCTAACCAGCAATATTTTCCTTCCCAGCTGGGTCCGACCATGAGACCGCCTCAATCTATGCCAGCTACTAGCGCTCCCCGCCCACAACAGGGGGTTGTAGGCCCGGATATTTCTAAAGGAGTTAATGTGGCTAGCCACAATCTCTCTAATCCTAGCATCTCAAGTGGTTGGAATAGTGGAGGTCCTGGTACAGTTGCTGCTAGGCCTGGAGGACTAGCTCCATCACTTCCCTTATCAACGTCAACACCACCACTCGCTCCTGTTTCACCAATGTCCCAGCCAACAACTGTCAACACAAGAGCGTTATCTGTTTCTGGAAATGGTTTCTCTTCCAATTCAGTCTTGAGAAATGATTTATTCTCAACCACATCATCCACACTGAAACAAGATCCGGCTGGACAGAGTTTTTCATTTAGCAGTTCACCTGCTTCCTCAGCCATTGTTCCAGTGTCTAGTGGTGCCCAACCTGCAACAAAGAAGAATGCTCTTGATTCACTGCAGAGTGCATTCTCAATGCAGCCTGTGGGTAGTCAATTTCAGCGAGGACAGTCTGCTTCACATCCAAGCCAGCAGATTTCACCACCTGCTTCTGCTTCACACCCTAGCCAGCAGATTTCACCACCTGCTTCTTCTCCCCATGCATCATCTGGGATATCAGCTGGACTTGGAAATACTAATTCTGACAATTCACAGCAGTCTTGGCCAAAAATGAAACCTTCTGATGTGCAGAAGTATACAAGGGTGTTTATGGAAGTTGACACTGATAGGGATGGAAAAATCACAGGGGAGCAGGCCCGCAGTCTATTTTTAAGTTGGAGATTACCTATTG ATGTCTTAAAGAAGGTGTGGGACTTATCTGATCAGGATAATGATAGTATGCTTTCTTTGAAAGAGTTTTGTTATGCTCTTTATTTGATGGAGAGGTACAGGGAAGGTCACTCTCTTCCGCCAACCCTTCCACATAATGTCATGTTTGATGAGACACTATTGTCTATGTTGGGCCATCCTAAAATTCCTCATGGAGGTGCTGCTTGGGGTATACGCCCAG GTTTTCAGCAGCAACAAGGGACGCCAGGTGCTCGGCCGGTGGCACCAATAGCTGGTTTGAGGCCGCTGGTTCAAGGAACTTCTGTCCAGGTTAGTGGCAATATGCTGCCCAATCAGCAAAAGTCGGGTGCTCCTGTGTTGGAGGATTCCTTTATGAATCGCACAAATAATGGTGAGCAGCATATGCCAAAGCCTCAAGATGCAACTACTACAGAGAAG GCTGAAGAAGCAGAGAATGTGATTTTGGATTCAAAAGAGAAGTTGGAATACTACCGCAACAAAATGCAGGAACTG GTTCTATATAAAAGCAGATGTGATAATAGACTGAATGAGATTACAGAAAGGGCATCTGCGGACAAACGTGAG GCAGAGTTGTTAAGCAAGAAATATGAAGAGAAGTACAAACAGGTAGCAGAAATAGCATCCAAATTGACTGTTGAAGAAGCTAAATTTCGTGATATACAG GAAAGGAAGGTGGAGTTGCAGCAAGCCATTGTCAAAATGGAACAAGGAGGCAGTGCAGATGGTATTCTTCAG GTCCGGGCTGATCGCATACAGTCAGATCTTGAGGAGTTATTTAAGGCTTTGGCTGAACGATGCAAGAAACATGGGATAGATGTGAAGTCAATTGCAATGGTTCAGCTTCCTACCG GATGGCAACCTGGGATTGCAGAGGGAGCAGCTCTTTGGGATGAAGATTGGGATAAATTTGAAGATGAAG GATTTGCCAATGATCTCACTTTTGCAAAACATGCATCTCCAAAATCAAAACCCACCTTCGTTAAAGGAGAGCAAAATTTCCCTGATGACAATTCAGCTTATGGTTCACCTGTGAATGCAAATGGGAAGCAAGAAACTGCTATTAATGGTGATTATGCAGTTGAAGATGAATCTTATACACACAGTGAAGATGGCTTTGCAAGAAGCCCTCGTGGTAGTCCAGCTGGAAGGACTACTGTGGAAGACAGTCCATTTGTGAAAAGTCCTCGAGGAGATGCAGAAACTAG AAGTTTTGATGAATCGACTTGGGGTGCATTCGACAATAATGACGATGTAGACTCTGTGTGGAATTTTCCTGGTACCAAG GACTCTGATGGAGATTTCTTCAAATCTGGTGACTTTGGTATTAACCCAATTAGAACAGGATCTACACATGCAGATGGCATGTTCCAGGCCAAGAGCCCATTTACTTTTGATGATTCGGTGCCTGCAACTCCACTTTCCAAGTTCAGCAACTCTCCGAGATACAGAAACTCCACTTTTGATGATTCAGTACCTGCAACTCCACTTTCCAAGTTTGGCAACTCTCCAAGGTACAGTGAGGCAGGGGATTTCTTTGAGACATCAAGGTTTGATTCAAGGTTCGATTCCTTCAGCATGCATGATGGTGGGTTTTCTCCACAACCAGAGGGGTTTACAAGATTTGATTCCTTTAGTAGCAGCAAGGATTTTGGCTACAGTAGTGAGAATTTCACAAGGTCCGATTCTATGAGTAGCAATAGAGATTTTGGcttaaataatgataaatttgcAAGGTTTGATTCCATTAGTAGCAGCAGAGATGTTGGGTTCAATAATGACAAATTTTCTAGGTTTGATTCCATAAGTAGCAGCAGCCAAGACTTCGGCTACCATCCTGAGACGTTCACAAGGTTTGATTCCATGAGTAGCAGCAGCAAAGATTTCGGGCATGCAAGGTTTGATTCAATTAGTAGCACCAAGGACTTAGGCCACAGCAGTGCATTCTCTTTCGATGACACTGATCCATTTGGTTCCTCTGGGCCATTTAAGGTTTCTTCAGATACTAATTCTTCGAAGAAGGGTTCTGATAATTGGAGTGCATTCTAG
- the LOC112764692 gene encoding uncharacterized protein isoform X1, with translation MEERHFIPESGGDQEPSQEAVEVENRREVRLQPGAEEKLVLQFMDSLNSYLSLSHSLSSTLGQAWMELASARHSMGTARINTSLLDLKFHPASTTLKITEYDVDSVDAKAWFVLRKWVSSEEDEDSNSTKSSELADDDDVVVRRERAKSLSVFGILIPPKLRAAQLSFERALETLVEMANMRSSFLYSFHQLHQEVEDTKE, from the exons ATGGAGGAACGGCATTTCATTCCCGAAAGTGGCGGCGATCAAGAACCATCGCAGGAGGCGGTTGAAGTTGAGAATCGACGGGAAGTGCGACTCCAGCCTGGAGCTGAAGAGAAACTCGTGTTGCAATTCATGGACTCGCTTAATAGCTATCTTtccctctctcactctctctcttccacACTTGGACAA GCATGGATGGAATTAGCAAGTGCGAGGCATTCCATGGGAACTGCACGCATTAATACTTCTCTTTTGGACCTCAAATTCCATCCAGCTTCTACAACGTTGAAGATTACCGAATATGATG TTGATTCGGTAGATGCAAAAGCATGGTTCGTGTTGCGTAAATGGGtatcctctgaagaagatgaagatagtAATAGCACCAAATCTTCTG AACTcgcagatgatgatgatgtagtA GTTCGAAGGGAGCGAGCGAAGTCATTGTCAGTCTTTGGAATTTTAATTCCGCCAAAGCTTCGAGCCGCCCAACTGTCATTTGAGAGAG CACTAGAGACACTAGTAGAAATGGCAAATATGCGATCGTCATTCCTATATTCGTTTCACCAACTTCATCAAGAGGTAGAAGATACTAAGGAATAG